The following are from one region of the Odontesthes bonariensis isolate fOdoBon6 chromosome 12, fOdoBon6.hap1, whole genome shotgun sequence genome:
- the creb1b gene encoding cyclic AMP-responsive element-binding protein 1b, which produces MKMESAVEAQQAVDTAVTEAENQQITPAQIATLAQVTMTTGHASATGPTVTLVQLPNGQTVQVHGVIQAAQPSVIQSPQVQAVQISTIAESEDSQESVDSVTDSQKRREILSRRPSYRKILNDLSSDAPAVARIEEENAEEDSSSAAATHAITTVTVPTPIYQTSSGQYIAITQGGAIQLANNGTDGVQGLQTLTMTNAAAAAQPGATILQYAQTSDGQQILVPSNQVVVQAASGDVQAYQIRAAPASTIAPGVVMASSPALPTQGATEEVTRKREVRLMKNREAARECRRKKKEYVKCLENRVAVLENQNKTLIEELKALKDLYCHKSE; this is translated from the exons ATGAAGATGGAGTCAGCAGTAGAGGCTCAGCAGGCAGTGGACACTGCTGTGACTGAGGCAGAGAACCAGCAGATCACGCCGGCACAGATCGCTACTTTGGCACAG GTAACCATGACAACAGGACATGCCTCAGCAACAGGTCCCACTGTAACGTTGGTACAGCTTCCCAATGGACAGACTGTTCAGGTCCATGGTGTCATCCAAGCTGCACAGCCATCTGTTATCCAGTCCCCACAGGTCCAGGCTGTACAG ATCTCCACCATAGCAGAGAGTGAAGATTCACAGGAGTCAGTAGACAGTGTCACTGACTCCCAGAAACGCAGAGAGATTCTGTCACGACGTCCTTCATACAG GAAAATCCTGAATGACCTTTCGTCCGACGCGCCAGCTGTTGCTCGCATTGAGGAGGAAAATGCTGAGGAAGATTCCTCTTCTGCCGCAGCCACGCACGCCATCACCACGGTTACTGTTCCCACACCCATCTACCAGACCAGCAGTGGACAGTACA TTGCAATCACACAAGGTGGGGCCATTCAGTTGGCCAATAATGGTACGGATGGAGTCCAGGGCCTTCAGACTCTGACCATGACcaatgcagcagcagctgcccAGCCTGGAGCCACCATTCTGCAGTACGCACAGACCAGTGATGGCCAGCAGATATTAGTTCCCAGTAACCAGGTAGTGGTCCAAG CGGCCTCCGGTGACGTTCAGGCCTATCAGATTCGAGCAGCCCCTGCCAGCACCATCGCCCCTGGTGTGGTCATGGCCTCGTCCCCTGCCCTCCCCACACAAGGCGCTACAGAGGAGGTCACCAGAAAAAGGGAGGTCCGTCTCATGAAGAACAG AGAGGCAGCCCGTGAGTGCCGCAGGAAGAAGAAGGAGTATGTTAAGTGTCTGGAGAACAGAGTGGCCGTTCTGGAGAACCAAAACAAGACACTAATTGAAGAACTGAAAGCCCTTAAAGACCTTTACTGCCATAAATCTGAGTAG